Genomic segment of Perognathus longimembris pacificus isolate PPM17 chromosome 11, ASM2315922v1, whole genome shotgun sequence:
tcaatAATTACAATGCTTCTTAGACCTCGTGCTACTGGTGTAACAGCCCCCTTTGCTCACCCTCATTTAGCTGGGATGTCTTATTTGCCTCAATCCAGTTCTGATGTCTGCTAATGCCTCCTTACAAACTAGGCAGAGAAAATGTGAGGCCAAAGTAAACTCACTTACAATAAATGTACAAGATAGGTCTTATATTTGAGAATTACATCTTCCTTATGCCCCAATTTAtaacttttatttctgtttagaTTATACAGAATCTAAAAATGCAATATTCGTATGATTTTTCCCTGGGCTCCATCCCTTGTCTTACCAAACATCAATCTATAAAGATGATAACTACCCCAAACAGAATTTGAATACCCAAAGGGAAATTGACTTCACATGTGCAGTGTGTTCACTGGACGCCTCTATGCATGAGCCCACctcgagggaggggagggaagaagtctGCCTCACATTGCTTACAGGCTGATGACAGAACCCAAAGGCGACTGCTACATAGGACGTGTACAGAAAAGCCCATGGTGAAGGAATGTGACCTGGTCTAAAGACTtacagaaggctgggatctgagggatGAACAGAAGTCAGTCAGACCAAGGAAGGGGAAAATGGttcaggtagagagaatgagaTTTGGAAAACTAAGAGGCAGGGAGGAACAAagtaagaaatgaaaatgggCCATAGTAATGCCTATGAACAGAGTAAAGACCCAGGGAATGGAAGCTGGGCAGTGCTGGACATGGTCAGGAGCTCAGGGCTGGATTGGTCAGCGTAGCACCAAGCACCCCCAGTGGAAAAATGTGAACACCTGTGAACACTGTTACCTTTTGCGTGGTGACATAATTGTTTCCAAAACCCGTGGTAGCACTCATGTATTTGGTCAGAGGATTGAGAGACTCGGGTTTTTGGTGGAACAGCCATACCTGGAAAGGAAGGGTGTATCAATGGCATGTTTCTTCTGTTCCAGGGGAGTGACGCTGGTAGATATCAGCAATCAATACTTAGCAGAGTCCCCCAAATAAATCCTAAAAATTCTTCTGAAAATCCTCAGCTAATGGTGATGATTTCATGAACCACTCTTATAACCCACAGAAAGTAAAATAGTCTATATAACCTCTTCCAGGTAAGAGAATCACCACACTTTAGTTGTCTCTTCCTTTTATTGCCATATACATTCATGGCATGTGCACTACTTATGGAGAGACAATCTCAGTTCATGCCACAGTGAGATACAAATCACTCACTGATACAACAACGGGAATTGCACATACAGCATTCAAAATATGcacatgaaataaaatgttttcctctcttttcaaGATTCCAGACATCTGGGTTCTCCCTTCTGGAAGCATCCACTCTTACTGGTAGCTTGTGTATTCTTGCAGAGAAAATCTATTCACTTAAGAGCAGTCATCATTTTCTCTTAGtcgaaagaaaaaataacatagaATTTTCATGTGACTGTGCCTTGGAAACACTTGCAAATTACTGTATGTAGAACTGTTTCATTCTTTCCCAAAGCTGAGCACATTCTATTTCTAACTAAAAACATACAAGTTGTTTCTAGTTTCTACTGCATGAAATTCTACTTGTGAAAGGCTGAATATATATGTAAAGTCAATACCCAAAGTGGATCTGCTGGGTGAAGAGCAGATGGACTTAATATTCTGATTGGCCTTGCCAAAGAGCCCTAGATGAAGCTATATTAACTTACTTTGCCCCTGAAATGTGGAAAAACTCTCCTTTCCACACACCTTTGCAAATAGAGTGCATTGTCCGATTTCCTAATCTGAGTGTAAAAATCtattaaagattctttttttttcctgatagtaTGCTTTCTATTTGCTAgacaggaactctaccacttgagctacatcctcagtgcTTTCgctttatttttcaggaaggGTCTCACTTTTGCCAGAGTCCAGCTTCCGATTGAGACCTCTTTCCTCTGTCACAcatgtaactgggattatagatatgaactaCAACAACCATTTTGACataaagtctcactaacttttatttttcttggcccAACAACTGCAATCCTTCTATCTATCTCTGCATCCCaaaatagctgtgattacagagaGGAGCAACCAAGCTTAGCTTAATTATACATTCAATTTACAGTTCTCTTCTTTAGCATCTTTTCATATGATTGCCAACAGTTTAGACTCTGTGTCCTTTGTGAATCATCCCAAATAGACTGACTTTCCTAATTTGCTGAAACTCCTTATCTACTAAAACACCTCGACTTTTATCTATAATATGAGTGACCGATAATTTTCTTGCACTTGGTTGTTAGTCTGTGGGTTTTATTTAGAGTGGAGATTTCAAAGCATGCAGATTTTTAACATTTACAGTTTCTACAATGAAACTAGTTATAACTGCCTCATATTTTTTCTATTAACTTTACATTTTAATATCTTACATTTAATCTCTTAACTCATCTGTAACATTTTCATGTAAGAAAAGATCCTAACCTACCTTTTGAAAACATTTACTGAATAACTCATCCATTCCTCTGATTGTGGAATGTCATCTTCATCATATACTAAGTCTCTGTACATCTATGGATCATTTCTCAGCTTTCAATTTTCTTCCACTCATCCGGCGCACCCCCTTTTAAACAAAAGGCCTTAGGCATCTTGAGATCATGTTCTAGCTCTCCTTTTAAGGAGATAAAACTTCACCAGATGCTGATGTTCCTCATGCTGAGTGCTTGAATTAGCAACCATACCTACCAGAACCTACAACCATCAGTAGGTGGTTGGTATTAAGGTAACAGCTTCCTACCcatctacattttagaaaattacaGTAAGGTCACAATGATTTCTGTTTGAACAATGTTAGTTGTGCTACCCATTCTATTTGAATCCAGCCTTCCCAGAATCCAGATCAACCTCACTTGGTAAGCAAAACTCTGTCCAGCCCCTCACTAGTCCTCCTTTCGAATTACTCAAAAGAGCATTCACCACCACCTCATTACAGGATGCCTTCTTGCCTAATTTATGGATTCTTGCTTCTTCTAAACATAATGCTAATCCATTTAGTCATATATTTTCATCTTCTAAAACCCCCCACACTGACACTGAACATGTTCTTGACTTTAAGACTTAAATTTCAATGCCACAGATGTGCAGAATGAATATTCCTCTAAAGGACTACAGATTCATACTTATCAACTATATTGAGAATCAATTAAAACATATTATAAAAGCACTTAACTTCTACAGCCAATCCTACATTTGATTCTGTAATGCCTACCAAAGCAAGAGCTCCAAGCCAATCCCTTTGTATTTTCCTCAGTTAAATTAAACTCAGTCCAAATTTAAGAATCAATGAAATTTGACATTGTAACACAAGACCCTCAATTTCCCAGGATGATGAGCAAAAACCCTGAAGGaacaaaaggaaggagtaagTACACAAATAATTGACTGTAACGCAATGGCAATTCAACCAGATGCTGTAAAGAATGGACAACAATTGTGACCTATCCTGAGGTAGACTGTAAGGCTTGGGGCCTTTCAGCTTGATTACTACTCAGTAGCATCACTTTAATGCAGCAGAAAGGGGTACTAAAATTGATAAGTAATGTTCGCCATTGATACAGAAATGCATGCAATCCATTACTAAGTGTGACTTAAGGAAGATGAACTTCATATAATGAAATAGACATTGTTGTTCTGACTCTTGTCCCACAAATCTTCCTCCAAAGGAAATCACTCACTGATTGCTGCCATCTTGCTTTGCCTGTCTGTCCAGTGCTATCTGCTGTTTGTCCCCCAGCAGCTGGTGAATCTTGCTTTCTCATAATCATGGGAACCAGGACCATGGTAGATGTCAAAATTCATCCCTAATCTTCTGGATCTAGGCTGATGATCTACTTTAGTGCCAAATAGAACTGTGATAATCCACAGACCTTGTTCTTTTATTACTTTTCCAGTAAACTTACAATTCATATCTACTACACCCATTACAAAAGCTACTAAAATCTCTAGCAACTTACCAGTGCTTCTGCTCCATTGTATGGTGTCAAAGTGAAAGCATTTGCAAAAAAGCGAAGCTGaggaaaaaacatttttgaaGTAGTTTAGAACAGTTACAAAATAACTATCCACCTATATATTAGTGAAAATTTCACATTTCCAATTATAAAGTAGTATTACTGACTGAATATCAAAAAATTCACCTAATTTCTACCTCTGCAAGTCAAATATTTTCAGCATAAAACATCTTTATGTCTGATATTTTTTCTATGCCTTTCATAATGGAAACATTTCTTCCTGACACTTAATAGGAGATATATTTCCTAACAGAAGCATTTTTCAATGTGTGCTGAATAAACAGTACTCTCCTGAGatgtttaaaacaacaaaagaaatgaaatatagttCTAGGCCATACAATGTACCATCACCCTGTCCttgagaatttttgttgttgttgtttgttttttgttttatttgcagtcctggggtttgaactctgggcctgggtgctatccctgagcctctttgtgctcaaggctagcactctaccacttgagccacagcaccacttccggcttttttgactgatttattggatataagagtctcatggactttgctgcccaggctggctttgaactgcagtcctcagatctgtctccaaaCATTTAATGAATGAGACCACATTGAAATctcagagaaatccagcttgACATTGCTTAACATGGTTTCCCCAAAATGTTATGAGTGATTCTTGGAGTCTACAGTGCATAACTAAAGAAAAGATCATTTTAGAAAGAAGTAGTCACTTAGGTACTAGAGCAGTGGTAATGCCAGAGAGTATGGAACAGGTAACATAAATGTAACATCAAGAAGCTCAAGTCAAAATCTGCCACCTTCTGGTTTGATTTCTTTAATCATTCTCAACtcctaaattgaaaaaaaaaaaaaaagtattcattactCACCATCCATATTATTGGCATCAACAGAGTCCACACAAAGGGAGGAAGAATTCCATAAGTTAGATTGGTCAATGCTGTTCCTGGACATACCACACTAGAATACAGACCCTGGAAACAGGGAGAGAATACAGTAAGATTTTAATGCCATGTATATGAACTGCTTAACTATATTAGTTAATATAAGAGATATACACATACAAGCCAGCCAAGGGATGAAGAATTTGTACTTTGAATTATCCTTAAAACTGAGCAGACTATTTTAGCTTAAGACTCTTGTGCTGATTGGATACTTAGGTAAAATATTAAATTGTAACCCTCTTGTACAAccttttgaaattcagaaaataaaaaaattaaattaaaatctttttaattttttattgattaatttgtttattgtcaaagtgatatacagaggggtttcagtttcatgcctaacgcagtgagtacatatcttaccAAAAAGCTAtacagtatagagaaaatgaatgattaaaaaaaatcatgtcctgATAACCCAGGATGAAGATAGAAAAATCAGTAAGACAAAGTCTGTGTTCTCAAGAAACTTATAAAGAACTGCCAGTCTTGaagtggggggagagaggaagtgggACTCAGAGACCCAAGTTTCACTTGTTGTTAGGTTAATGGAAGATCTGTTTATAAACCCTAATAAGCACTTAGGATCAAAAACACTTAGAGTACAATCTTTGCATTCAAAAAGATTCCAAGCTAGTAAAAACAGTTAGCTAAACCTAGCATGTATGTAGTTTCCTTGTAGGTACAAAAGACCCATACCTCTCTCTTGAGATGGCTGTTCCTAACATAGAAAAGGAGCAAAGGTCTATTATTAGAAGATCTGTAAATCATATTCTTAGTCTAGGATTCATCATTTTAGAAAGTTCTGTTCCAGGAAGAGAACCCTACCTAACAGAGCTAAGAAGGGCTCTGGTCATGCAGTCAGCTCTAAGCATTAGCATTGCTTTCACTATTTCAGTTAGCTTACTTTTTACTCAATTTTCTATTGCTTTTTATAATGACTACTTTAacttatatctttatttttaaccttgttcttttgttttaaataggaAGTAGGAAGTACCAGTGCAACACAGACAgacctatggagaaagatcacCTGACCCACAGAAGATGGAATGTTTCCTTCCTTTAATTAGTGCTACAGAGGCTGAGAAGTTCCTGACACAGCTCATCTTTGTCAAGATCAAGAAAGATGACTATTAGTAAAGCCAATAGTGATCTGAGCAAAAGTCAAGAAATGGGATTCATCATTATATCTCAAGTCCTTCCCAAGACAGTAACATATCTTGCACCAAAGATAGCTTTTATAAAACCCTTATCCTAGGATTCTAGGAGCAGTTAGGAACTgttttgtcctaaatgattattcaagatacattgtactgttATTTCTTTATGCAGGCCGAACCTTCTGGTTGAACTTCCTGTTCAGAGCCACACTTAGAAGGTCAATGGCATATTTGGAAGAGCTGTAGGGTTCCTGGCCTTTCCTGTGCTGGATGTCCTCAAGGCTGAAATTCAGTGGCTTCGCGTTACGCGATGAAGTCCAGATGAGCTGAGATGGGCTGTCGCCATAACACAGGAGAGGTTCTAGTTCCCGAACCtgagtggaagaaaacaaaacacaaaattcttCAAAATCTACTAAGGTATATGGTAACAATTTGGATGTTATAAACTATATAtatgaaattaacaaaataagtaAGTGCATGGGCAGACAGGAAGCCAATGTCACAAGAGGAGAAGTCTAGACTGATCCAGGCCCTAACCAACTAGGGTTAGTAACATCAAGAGTAACTCATGCCtagcataaaatatttataaatatatacacacctgGGAATTAGTCTGCATATACTTATCATCTTGATAAAAGGGCCTGGAAGCAATTGACATTTCAGTAATAACAAATTCTAGATCTTGATCTCCAGTAACAGTTCTCCAGTAACAGTAATTGGATCTCCTTAGAGAAACTAACTCCAGAACCCAGTTAGGAACATAAAATCAGCCTGGAGCACCATCTAGAGCCTAAAAGCAAGACAGTGctcaaaacaaaagcagaaaacaatAATGATGAGGTTTGTCCAAGAGACAGAGATgtcaactgaaaataaaatgcatatcATCTGCAAATTCAGAATAGCAAATATGCCTCCATTACCTATATGAATATAAGAATGATTGaatacatacatttaaaacatGGAGAAAAGACAAAGCTCCATAGATAACCACCCTTTAGGAGGTATACCACCAGCCCATAACTGTGGGCTCCCACTGTAAGTTTCTCACAAAGAGTACAgtaggggaaaggagaaagaaaaagaatgacttTACAATGGAGAAGACAAACATTACCTCTAACTATGGGATGGAGGTGAATACCAACATTGGTAAGTCATAATGATTGTGTATACCCTGCCAGGAGAATGGTGCTTTACTTCTGTTATCCTCTTTGCAAAACAGATTTCCCCAGTGTAAGCATGAGACACCTGAGGGACAGTTTGCAAAACACCTGAGTAACAATCTAAAATATGTCCTCAAAAACAAAGGAGGTCTACAAAACAGTCACAATCGAGGAGTGCCTGAGGAGACGTAACTACTAAATATAATGTGGTACCTTGGATGAAATCCATAACTGAAAACAGGACAGGGAATAAAAACTGAGCAATTAAATAAGGTCTGGAGTTTAGTGAAGAACAATGCTTGTGTCATTGATTTTGAGAACTGGATCATACTAacggaatacataaataatagagGAAACTGAGCAACACATCACTGTAACATCTCtacccaagcctcaggaccacgGCACTCAGGATAGACTTAAGAAGTCCAAAGTTGTTTTACCAGTATAAAGTGGCCAAAGACATTGGTTTCAAACACCTCCTGCAGCCCATCCACTGTGATCCTGTCATGCTGAGTCAACAGGCCTTCAGCTGTGGAAAACACGTGAATCACATTTCTGAAACACAAGACAGAAGGGTAACTTTTCAAAGCATCTCTAACTGATCACTACAACCCAACTTCAAACAACaccccaccaacacacacatgcTCTACCTTCACTGCTTCTATGATGACAGGAATAGAAGAGGACTAAGCTTTCCAATGGGATGATTAAATTAACTGAGATATGaaactctcccctctcccccacttcACAGATAAACTTAGGAACTTTGCTGTTTACACCACCAAAAGAAACCTGAGTCTCTCAAAATCCTGTTGCCAACACTCAGGTTATAAGCACACTGTCATAAAGAATTAATATCTAtgccaataagaaaaaaatcttcagttgCACCAAATATATTTAACTGCTGGAATTGTTAAGGTTATTTCTCACTAGGAATTATTGGCACATTGAACATAGTAAACACAGAGGTTTGCTGTGAGATAAGCCAAAACTAGGGTAATATTTGTACATGGTTTTGGCTTTGGTTTTTGGTGGTGTTAGGgtctaaactcaaggcctcacactttagGCAGGTAGGtaatctgccactttgagtcatatcccagccctttttgctctggttgtaTGTGTTTGGTTTTTCTGTTTGACTGTTTGGTTGATActagtccaagggcttgaactcgaggcctgggtgctaagcctgaggttttttgctcaagactagagctctactccttgagccactgctccacatgcagcttttttaaaatagttaattagcggtaagagtcccacagacattcctgccttgcttcaaactgcaatcctcagactcagactcctgagtagctagaattataggcaggagccaccagcacccagttttctATGGTTATTTTTGCGACAGGATCTCATTTTTGGCCTAGGTCAGCCTTGACTACAATCCTATTTACACTTTTCCTGATTTAGCTGGAATGACAAGTGTACACCACTatgcctagtttttttttctattgagatggggcATCAGAAAACTTTTGTTAGGCCTGGGTTTTTCTAGAAACATAATCTTCCCTATCttagcttcccatgtagctgggatgacaggcacatactcAGCTATTGAATGAGATGGGGCCTCACAAAAGTGTTTCCTGGGCTGCCctccaaccatgatcttcctgactTCTTCCCAAgttagctggattacaggtgtgttttATAGGTGCTTGGCCTTTGTGTATGTTTCCATGgagaaaaagtaaagcaaagggctggggatatggcctagtgacaagagtgcttgcctcacatacatgaagccctgggttcaatttcccagcaccacatatacagaaaatggccagaagtggcgctgcggctcaaatggcagagtgctagccttgagcaaaaagaagccagggacagtgcgcaggccctgagtccaaggcccaagactggcaaaaaacaaacgaacaaacaaaaaaagtaaagcaaagtgTTGGTGTAGCAAGAAACGTGAGGTCCAGTGAGAATGTCTATTGATGAATACTGGGCTCCATAATAAGACTTACTTTTTACTCTGGATTTTGGGTAAACATTCCTGAAAAAAGACTCTGGGAATGTGTGTTGAGACTCTCACAGGTACACATTAGTTCCCTGCACTTCCTCAACCTGCTGGGCAGAGCACCGACCAATAGATGCTTCTCCAAAGCAGCCTTCCTGGGTTTTAGAGTCGGAGAACTCTGCCTAACTTAGAAATGTTCTTGTAAATAGGTACATTCAAGCAACCAGAACTGAGATCCAGGAACATCCGACCACGTTACACAGAATGCCATGGACCCAAGTGACTTGCAGTATTTGGCAGGGAAGATGAGTGAGTGTTCTTAGTCCCCTGCTGTGTCGTCTTCCTTCACAACACCCTCTTACTTTCCATCCCCCCAACTCAGCCCACCAAAGGCAAAAAATTTAGGCAGAAAACTGAGCACCTTCCTTTCAAATTAGCTCATCTAGAAAACAGAAATTACCTTGAAAAGAGGCTTGATAAAAGTGCTTTGATATTTAGCTGTGGATTAGGCATGATCCCAGCATTTAGATAGAGATAATCTAATCTTTGAAACCTGCAAGTAAAACATCAAAATAAGACAGTTAGAATAACCAAAACAAGACTGTATACTCTGTCTCTAGAATGCAGAAAATCTGAGGCCAGAAAACATTCTGAGCAAATTTCAATAGCCACTGCCAGCTAAATAACATCTGGAAAGCAACATGTCCTTCATTTCTAATCAGTTCTTCTTTAGCTAcaataaatactataaatactTGAGTATCTTTTTTTATCCATGATGACACCTGTAGACTTTGAAGTCCAATCTTCTCTCTAAACAAATTCTTCTACCAAACTGTTACCAATGAGGTACCGCAGTAATTCTCTACTAAACCTATCCTAGTCTTacaaagctttatttatttttggcagtcaaggggcttgaactcagcctgggtgctgtctctgagctctttagctcaaggctagtgttctaccacttgagccacaaagccacttccagtttcctggtggttaattggagacaagaatttcactgactttcctaccagggctggctttgaaccatgatcctcaactctcagcctcctgagtagctaggataacagttgtgagccaccagcaaccagctttaCAAAGCTATTTGACTTTAAAATAATTCACATTTTCCATAATTGATATGTAAGTAATACATAATGTTTAACATACCTAACCAACCTATCAGTGCTAGAATCTGAATGCTAAGACATCTAACAAAACAGAAGACTTATGTGGAAACTATTCAATGTTCATGGACTGGAGCTAGGTATCACAAAATGATAAAAGTTCTCTGTAAGACAATGACATTGTCCAGCTGAAAGGGGTAAGGATTTTCTAGTAGACTCTCAGAGAAGTCTGTTCAGTGCAGACTTGACTTTTTCATTATTAAACCTACATGGGCCTAATCTAAGTGTGTCCCTTTTGGACTAGTAAGAGTAGAGCCTGCCTCCACAATGCTCCCAGAATGCACATTCAGAATACATCCCAGAATTCTAGGCACCAACAGTGTCCTCTGTAGAACCCATGACAGGGCCATAGATACCAAAAGTTGaccttataatatataatatagttgTCAGTATGGATGACATAGAATTATTTCTTGATCATCTTATAAATAATTAATAGGCAAATGGGGCTAATTGCTAagctgaatattttaaatgatggaATTGTTACCACTGGGCCATCATTTCAAGTGTCACAAAGACAATGCTTCCAACTACTGTTGGTTGCTCCATTATCtgattcacaaactttcctgtatgGTTTGTAAAGCCTATTTTGCTAGGCATGAAGATGAAATGTTTAGCAAGGAATAAAAATCATACCAAAGCTCCAAATTAAGTTCTGGCTTCAGTAAAAGAATATACTtactatatactttaaaatgaaatgattgaCACAGTTGCTCTCTTCTGGATGAAACTGAAATTACTTTCATCCATTTACTAAAGCAAGAGGTactggcatcctaccacttgagtcacagcttcactttgtaccttttgctggttaattggaaacaagagtctcatagactttccaatcagggctagcttcaagccatgagcctcagaacttagcctcctgagtagctaggattaaaggcatgggccactggtgtccagctcagaATCACTTCTGAGATTGTACTTGTTCCTTGTTCAGGCTTTCTTATCCTTCCTTactttattaaattattataaataatactaCACATTCGCATGAGAGAAAAATCTGTCAACAAGACATACCTTTGCTTTAACTCTTTGGCAGCCCAGATCACTGACTTCAAGTTGCTGACATCTACCTGCACAGTGCTGACCTCAGCGGTGGGGTAAGAGGCCAGCAGAGCTGCACGCACTGCCTCTGCCTTTCCCATGGCCCTGCATGCCAGACACAGGTGAAGCTCATCATTTTCACCCAACAGTCTCTTGCAAAGAGCTAGGCCAATGCCACTGGAAAGACAATACAGATCCAGGATGTGGTTAATTGAGATGCCAAATGAAGGTATTTCTCTCTGGTCAATTTGAGCTTCAGTGAAGAGGAGCCCAGGCACACAGAAAATATTAACACATCAAAACTTCAAACATTCAAAATGAATTCCCCAATCTAATACTGCACAGGATGATAACCCAACTTGTTTCTCCCATTTCAAAAAAGTTCAATGGCACAGTGTGTGGCTTTTGTTTATACTTCGTATGTTTTCACAAAA
This window contains:
- the Hsd17b7 gene encoding 3-keto-steroid reductase/17-beta-hydroxysteroid dehydrogenase 7, producing MRKVVLVTGASSGIGLALCKRLLGENDELHLCLACRAMGKAEAVRAALLASYPTAEVSTVQVDVSNLKSVIWAAKELKQRFQRLDYLYLNAGIMPNPQLNIKALLSSLFSRNVIHVFSTAEGLLTQHDRITVDGLQEVFETNVFGHFILVRELEPLLCYGDSPSQLIWTSSRNAKPLNFSLEDIQHRKGQEPYSSSKYAIDLLSVALNRKFNQKGLYSSVVCPGTALTNLTYGILPPFVWTLLMPIIWMLRFFANAFTLTPYNGAEALVWLFHQKPESLNPLTKYMSATTGFGNNYVTTQKLDIDEDTAQTFYQKLLELEKHVKDTLRKADREG